The Myxocyprinus asiaticus isolate MX2 ecotype Aquarium Trade chromosome 4, UBuf_Myxa_2, whole genome shotgun sequence nucleotide sequence GTTAGTTTTACTGCTTATCTGATACTGAACTGGCATCtttatttatattgaaaataTGGCATCTCTGTAGGTCAGACAGCACTACATATTGCCATAGAGCGCCGTTGCAAACAGTATGTGGAGCTGCTGGTGGAGAAAGGGGCAGATGTGCATGCACAGGCCAGGGGCAGATTCTTCCAACCCAGAGAGGAGGGAGGATATTTCTACTTTGGTAAGTTTTGTTtatactgttttttatttttgtttttgtttttttgtttaaaagtgaataaatgtaaatttaataaagcgtttttataaaaacctgttcccttacatggttcgttagctgagacctttgtctataaaaatatccattttaaattcatttattattaaaaaataaaaactcagatttaaaacatgttttgtcccttatctcaagaatcagtgtgtGGTACTTTTAGCATGGTACTGTTTACCATGTaccatgttatttatttacatggtactccaaggtacaatACGTCACAGAATATCATGATACCagtggtagaccgatatatcggttttaccgattaatcactGTTATCCATCAATAGTTGCTTTGTGGAACCattgttatcggcaaaaatctattgATAGATagattttcatcattttgtcatttcaaaatatgagtctcgggtgtgtttcaggcttttttatacttaaaagtcctgcgttatgcaccaaagcttttttttttctggttactttggggattttggttgaacattaAAATGGATCTGGAAtattattcatttaggactctttgtctgtgcccagcatagtaaggaaagaataagaaacttttttttacattatatcagtccattttaaaaacaatcggctgattaatcggttatcggcctttccaccaccttagttatcgtatagGTGAAATACACGATTGGTACTACCATGACACTTGTCCAAAAAACACGGGATTACTGCGGTACTGTGTCCAAATAACCTGGTGGTTCCATGGTacattttggtacttttttgtttgtgaaaGTCAGGACCTTTTTTTACATGTAGTGTAGCTCTTACTCTGGATACATTGCTGTatcttgttaaaaatatattggtACATGACATGGCTGATCGATAATGAATATTTTCTTTCAGGATATTGTTTAGGATATGATTTTATGCTTCAGTGGTAGTGGTATCAAAAGCACATCCAGTCCACTCTGTTCTTTTACATGCTTATTACATGCATATGCTCTGTTATGAGCCATCTGTTCCAATGATATGAGGCTAACCTCATTACAAGCTGGAGCCTTTCATCCCAAAGTGGCTCGGTTCCTATTGTGTGGAAAGCCCCCTTTTCCTGTTTTCAGTTACTTGCTCCCTTGCTAAGAAATTAAAGAGATTGAAGCGATTTCCTAAAGAGCTTGACCTCCAGTGCTTCTCAGTGAGGCAGTTAGGAGTCGGACATAGCTTTGCCAATGAATAAGCAATATGAGGTTACATGACATTTGGAACCCCAACAGTATCCATGGTAACATGaggtgattttcttttcttttcctaaaCTCACTCCCTTGTGCTTTGGTTGGCATAAGTGAGGACCATTAGACAGTTTCTGTATTCATGAAATGTTCAGCTGTGAGCAAAATGGTTTATGGAGCTTTGAAGAAAATCAACAagacattatgtcacaaataaaATAAGTGTGGCTGTATTAAGGATGTAAGAGAGTGAAAGGGCCCTCTGTGTTTGCAATGGAAAATACATATAAGGCCTATTTAACTTTTGGAGGCCCCATGAAGACTTGACATTTCCTCTTCATCTGCCTGACATAATTCTGCCCCCTGGTGAAGAGATTGTGCTACTACAGCTCAAATtcagttaaaaatacattctctgaaaaacctaaatatcttatgctgtgttgcttctaaaacaagatcaatcaaactgatcttgttttaaggatttttagatatttttacaggaaaacaatacaaaaattattatcaagaatacgatttttgccctaaaagGTCAAActaggtcttactagaaaaaaagaaattaagatcaaacgtgaattttcttgataaataaaatatgatcgtgcctggcaacatgtgcatgtaaagtgGTTAGAAATGCATTTTAGCTTAGcctaaagctgacaatttacatgcaaagtaatctcttcagtaatcaaaatacttgttgaatgtaactgtattctaattaccaatgatttaaactgtaactgtagtggactacagttacttatgttttgtattttaaatacgtaatcccgttacatgtattccgttactccccaaccctgtatgtatgtgtatatataggcATATATagctggacatctttgaccatttggaTGCATTTCTGGCGATCTGCCCCTCAGTGCACCTATTTGTGTGTCATGTTTCACTGTGCGATGTGCGGCTATTATGCTTGTGAatcagtcataatacgattcaagctttgcaaaggaacgtTTATTGAGGAATGGGGAAGTTAAAAACACTTAGACTTGAATACAAAACCGTGAGTAAACGGTttcattaattaatatttcatatgtcatgactgtttgatagtttatggtgctgatgtgctgGAGTGAACAGTATGCAGTgttgatgcaatgtgttggatgtacgTTATGTgaaaaccctgaaattttgtgTTATGaagttgtggagcttgttcaatCTCTTCCAACTGCGtgtcaaatatggctgtatttgaggggaagcacgatgttagccaatcagaacagtgggcatttacattaaaagtcttaaaggggacgctgaggccaaaaccaagtgtttcagacagagggccacagacagggtggaaaatgataattTATCACTAaactatgactgttttggtgtcaaaaactttactgacattatcagtggacctcagtcAAGATaatgaaatgataaaataatagcatttcatgacccctttaaaacctaCCCTACATTTTCTTTTCCTTGTTCAGTGTTCACTTTTACTAAGAAATATGTCACATAACAGAGTTAAAATTGGTTGCAAGTGCTATTTTATGTTGATATAAAAGTTCTTGTATAATTGTTTTCAATTAGTTTATCTTTCCACAAATGGAATCATACATCAGTGGTTCACAATCAGtggttctccccaatttggaatgcccaatgtgctctaagtcctcgtggtggcatagtgactcgcctcaatctgggtggcggaggacgaatctcagttgcctccgcgtctgagacgttcAAGCCACGCTTCTTATCACATggtttgttgagtgcgttaccttGGAGACgtaggcttcatgctattctcagcggcatccacgcacaactcaccacatgccccaccgagagcgagaaccacacattatagcaaccacaaggaggttaccccatgtgactctaccctccctagcaaccgggccaatttggttgtttaggagacctggctgtagtcacaacaattacacatttaaattcaaaaAGGGAATTTGAATTCTTTTTTAACTTttctaaaattttaaacaaacttAAAATCTCAAAACAAGACCTCTGCTTTGTAGCTGATTGAAAGGTGCAAAACTATTTTAATATAATCTGAGGATGAcagaataggattatcttttcTGGTGCCCTGCCAGAAGTCCCCATCTCTCTTTTATTCACCtgcaaataattttcatttgaatTAGACACGGCTGTCAGTGTTTAATCCCCCCTGATCTGAGCATGAAGGGAGTCATTTGCTGCGGAGCTTTCCGGTGACGTGAGCACAAACCTGAGAGCACTGACAACTAGTGTGATTTTAGCAGTCACACTAACCATTCTCTGAGTGCATGCAAATCAATGAAAGGGAAGCGTTTCTATAAGAAGTGACATGAAAATAATCTGTCACCCCTGGCAACAGCTCACTCTCTAGTCTCTGTTTGGTTTTCCTGTTTGAAAGGGGTTCTCATAAGACAAGCACTAATTGAGCACCGGATCCCAATAGTGACATTTAGATCAAAGCATAATTCGTTCCGCAAGCCCTATGAAATACTGTTTGACTTTTAATGGGTAATTGTTTTTCCTCATAGTACTATTTGGTTAGGTAACTGTGGaaattgatgaaaaaatatgtatctgtttaatAGCTGGGCTGAGATCTTAAAGAACAATGCCTGCTTAAAACACCACcatagctggtcaccagcatttgttgtgttttggatgctggtgtcctCACCAGGCTTATTAACTTGCTAAAAGAAGAAAGCTAGATTGCACTATTGTAAAACAGCATTTGTATTACTCccatgctacaaaaaaaaaaaaaacaaactcagaaaattttattttttctttgtccACATTGTAGACATGCTGGCAATGATTAACCagttagaccagcaccaaaccagcactaaccagcctaAACATAAACTACAAGTATTGTTCCTCAGAGTTTACCTGCACCGACAgtcttatgttgttgttgttgttttgtcattGGTCAGGTGAGCTGCCCCTCTCACTCGCAGCTTGTACCAACCAACCAGACATGGTACATTACCTGACTGAGAATGGCTACAAGACGGCAGATTTGCGAAGACAGGACTCCCGGGGAAACACAGTGCTGCATGCCCTGGTTCATATTGCAGACAACACTCGGGACAACACACGTTTTGTCACTAAAATGTATGACTTACTGCTTACTAAATGTGCCAAACTCTACCCAGACTGCAACCTGGAGAATGTGCTCAATAATGATGGCATGTCCCCTCTTATGATGGCCGCCAAGCTTGGGAAAATCGGGGTAGGAGCCTGGTTTCTATGAGCCTGTATCTTTATTGCATTCTACTTTAAAAACTCTTTTTGGGAGAGTGTGACAGGAAGTGGAAATACATTGATGGCAGATAAGTCAAAGTAAACTAAAGTAAACTGTTTTTCCTCATCTTTAGGTGTTCCAGCACATCATCCGGAGAGAGATCAAAGATGAGGAAGCTCGTCATCTCTCCCGGAAGTTTAAGGACTGGGCCTATGGACCCGTGTACTCCAACCTCTATGATCTGTCCTCCCTGGATACCTGCGGAGAAGAAGTCTCTGTTCTGGAGATTCTTGTCTATAACAGCCGGATTGAGgtgaaaagagaagagaaaatgTGAAACATAGAAAGTTTGCTGTACAGTATGTAGAAGGTTTGCTACACTTTGTGTTATCACACATAAAACGTGGTATTACACAAAAAGTGGTGGGTGCTACAGTGCTATATACTTTTCCATTGCTGTGTAGAGATAAAGCTCAGGGCTGGTAACAACCCCATAAGGAGCGAGCCTTGGGCAATCAATTACAGGGGATTGCCCCTATAAGAAGTATACTGGAAGTTGCTTAGATAAAAGGctctgctaaatgactacttacAAATATGTTCAAGTAGTTGTGAATGTATAGAAGGAATTAATGGAAATCATACATATACTACAAACACATCAATAAATCAAAAAACTGTTCTCAAGTTCTACATTGTTTGAATGAACAATGACGTAAAGGAGAGCATGGCTGCCTCAGTGTTGTAAACTCTCTAAACTCTATCTTTTCTAACCTCAGAATCGCCATGAGATGCTGGCAGTGGAACCCATTAATGAGCTGCTGAGGGCCAAGTGGCAGAAGTTTGCTGCTGTGACCTTCTACATCAGTGTGTTTTCCTACCTTTTTACCATGGTCGTCTTCACTCTTGTGGCTTACTATCGCCCATCGGTGGGAAAAGTGAGTACAGTGAATATGGGTGTGCATGTTTATCGTATGAATACTATGGCTGAAATTAATGTTGGTGTAAGCTGTTCTTTTCAGCAAGGGTGGAAGAGATTCTGGGAATACACTGGTCTCTAAGCTTTTTGTGATTTCACAGCCCCCTTACTCCTACAATACAACAGAAGACAAGCTGCGTTTGGCAGGAGAGATAATAACCGTGGCCTCTGGAGTCTTTTTCTTTGTAACAAACGTaagatatacatacagtacattacacaATCCCTTAATATTTGTAATATAGTCTTTTTCATTTAGAAGAGCACACTCTCCTCTTAGCTAGCTGAAAGAACACCAGTATAGGTTCCCTGTATCCTTGCACCCAAGTTCACTCTAACATACTTTTTGTTTTCTTGTGGTTGTCCTGTCTTCTCACTTTAGCTTGCACAAAATATCTTTTAGCAGAGTGTCTTGGTCTTCTCCCTGATCTAGATTAAGGACCTTTTCCTGAAGAAGTGCCCGGGGGTAAATTCCTTATTTATTGATGGATCCTTTCAACTCCTCTAGTAAGACACCCTAACCCGTTCTTTGTGTCTTCCTTTACTGTCTATGTCTTCCCCTAAGGCGATTTTCTCCCTCTTTTAATTGAACTGTATAATTAATTCCACAACCCCTTTCTTGGAATGTGTTAATAGTTAATCTCTTTGCATAAAAACAGCACTTTCTAAGCAAAGATGACTGCAGTTCACCgatatgtttatgttaattataattaatatatgGCATTGCTAAACCGCCAcagcattttacatttaaaaagcaaatctAACATATTGAAACAGTCTTACTTAGTAAGAATCAAAGTTGAACCCAGTGAAACACTTTTATACCGACTTTTGTGTAAGAACATAATAAAGCCACCACAGACCACAGTATGTTTACTCATCTACAGTATAGTGAGCTGATGATCATTTATCAGCGGTcagcagtattttttttaatctccctttctcccagtttggaatgcccaattcccattacttagtaggtcatcgtggtggtgcggttgctcacctcaatccgggtggcggaggacaagtctcagttgcctccacttctgagaccgttaatccgcgcatcttatcacgtagctcgttgtgcatgacaccgcagagactccgcatgtggaggctcatgctgtactccgcgatccacgcacaacttaccatgcgccccattgagaggaggttaccccatgtgactctacccttcctagcaaccaggtcaatttggttgcttaggagacctggctggagtcacttagcacgccctggatttgaactcgtgactccaggggtggtagtcagcgtcaatactcgctgagctacccaggtccccagcGGTCAACAGTATTAACTGTATCAAATGGACACCTTATGAAGTACTGAATGAAAAATACATTCCCTggtggcttttctgttgtttgCATAGCTTCATCTACTCTGTGTTGGTGCTGGTGGCTGCAGCGCTGTACTTGTCAGGAATTGAGGCCTACGTGTCTGTGATGGTGTTTGCTCTAGCACTAGGTTGGATGAACACCCTCTATTTCACCAGAGGCCTTAAACTCACTGGAACCTACAGCATCATGATTCAGAAGGTATGAAAAGACCAGGTTGGGGACCAGTTCCATTTAATTTGTCTGTTTTAGATGTTGAACTGAAATTGTCATTGATATGTTTTCAAACAGTGATTTTAGTTAGAACCTACAAAATTAAAAATGCCATTCCCAAGTCTGGATTTCTTATTTTtagctatacagtatataccaataGACTACTCTTATGTTAATGTTAACCTTCTTTAAATAGCATAGACTACTCCTGACCTGAGAGCGGCCATACATTTGTGCATGTTAGCTTTTTGTTTCTACCAATAGATTACTCCTatgctatttttaaataatacttttttttccaACCATATTGTCAAATTCAACCAGTTACTGTATCCATTAAATTGCCATTGTTATAATCACAAATTGATTTGTTTTTGCCATTCAAATGATCTTGTAATAGTTTCTCTAGAGGCAGTTTCCACTGACAGAAAATTGTGTAATTCAATGACTGAAAACATTCAGTGGTACATCTGATATTATATGTTATTCTCTTGAACTAGTGTATTGAAATACACTTCTGCTTGTTAAGTTCAACAGAATGTCAGCTTAGCTGACCATAATAAGCTGCCGTCTGCAGTAATGACAACATCCATGAGAGTGTAgtgtacaatatatttattaactGCTGCTGGGAACTACATAACTCTTGAAATAGCTTGCCTATTTGCTTTCCTCTCATATTGTCAGTGTAACTGAAAGATTGTCATATGCACTCTATTTGGTTATTTTGTTCAGATTCTAATCAAAGATTTGTTCCGGTTCTTGCTGGTGTATGTGCTCTTCATGATTGGCTATGCATCAGGTATTTTGTACAGTTTTAATTTCTATTCATGCCTTCATCCAATTAACAACCAGAGTTTGTCTGCTATACACTGAACAGACATTGTTATTGCTTTCATGAAAAGGTCAAACATGTGCAACATGTAGTCAAATTGACAGAACTGCATGGGTGGTAGTGGGAAAATTCTTATTAATTAGTGACTGACCGTTTCAACTTGCATTCGGCAACAGCACTAGTTTCACTGCTGACCATCTGTCCTGATGAGGAGACATGCAAGGATGCGTGCCCCAAATATCCAGAATGCCGAGATACGAACACCTTCAGTGAATTCCTGTTGGACCTGTTTAAGCTGACCATAGGCATAGGAGAGCTGGACGACATGCTCAAAGGCGCACAGTACCCCGCCGTCTTCCTCATTCTCCTAGTCACCTATATTATTCTTACCTTCGTCCTGTTACTCAACATGTTAATCGCTTTGATGGGGGAGACAGTGGGACAAGTGTCAAAAGAGAGCAAGGAGATCTGGAAACTACAGGTGAGTGGTATAATAAAAGGTTGACTGTTGTGGTCTGTAGTAAAGATGAAAAATAtagtattaaaatgaattggtcacttaaaggattagttcacactAAATTGAAAATGTTGTTATCATTTGCCCACCCCCATGCCATTCCaaccctgtattattttctttcttctgtaaaacacaaaaattacattaggcagaatgtccaTGCTCCATTTCCCATGCAATAAAAGTGGATGTTTTCATACTGCCAAGctctaaaaaatacaaaaagcacCATATACTGATCGACAAAATCTTTATAGCAGTTACAAATTCCTGAAATCTCCAACCCCCTTTGTCACTTCCCTTTTGTTTGCTTCAGTGGGCAACAACTATCCTTGACATTGAGCGTTTCTTCCCTGTGTGTCTGCGGAGGTCCTTCCGTGTTGGAGAGATTGTGACTGTGGGCAAGAACTTGGATGGAACGCCAGACAAACGTTGGTGCTTCAGGTACTGCATAGCTACAACCTCTGCTTTTACAATTACAGCCAAacatattcaagtcatttttcccAGAGTTATGGCATTCTTTCTTCATGCTCTAGAGTTGACGAGGTGAAGTGGTCCCACTGGAATCAAAATCTGGGGATCATAAATGAGGATCCTGGCCAGAAAGACCATTACGAACACACGCAGGGAGTGCGAGGTCTTCGAAGAGGTTTGTATGATACACATACGCTCATAAATGAACAGACTTACAAAATCTAACAAATGCAATATCTTTCCATTGCACCAACAGATCGCTGGTCCACGGTTGTCCCAAGAGTGGTTGAACTGAATAGGGGCTCCAGAGACCATGTTCTAGAGATGGAGCCTCTCACGGTTAGACACAGACACAAGTCTGAAAGCTAAAGCAGGACTATAGAGGGCCACAAACCCTTGAAACAATTTTTATAGAggaattatgtattttatttaagatgtCAGAATTTCTagagtttttaaataaatatctataTCATGAGTTTTAAAAGTTTCCTATTATTTTTGATGATAGTGATGATCAGTTTTACATGTATATTTGGGCCCATGAGACACTCAGGGACACTTTTGTTTTGTAAATCTGAAATGTGACAGGGATGTGTTAAAATAATCCAGTATTGTATTTTCATGGAgtgcaataaatatttttaaacagagcttttttttaattagaattgTGCAGGAAAACACGGAACACTCCACAGTTATCTGGCCTGGGTGTCAGACTTTTAGCGTTTGTCTGCTCTGTTGCTTTCTACTGACAAATCAAACGAAGAGCTAAAAGGTTCGGTTTTAATCAGTAATCATGCCAAATTACCTAAGTTTAATGTGCCGTGTGATAGTCATCAGTGTGATCTTTATAATTtggttaaaatattattttaggtTATATGGCCCACCCATAATGGCGAAGACAAAagtggtgtttttttatttgaccTTGATTTGGCTTTGTTTTGTAATAAAGGTCATATGGAAAGCAGATGCGGCACCCACACCAGGAATGCGCACAATGCCAGACTTCAGTAATATGCTATTTTCACCTCAGTATGCTGGCAGTAGTGTGACACTGGATTTAATTAGTGTGATGCTTGTAATGAAAGTGAACCATTTTCCACTGTAATTTAGAGTAGCCCATACAAAGGGACAAAACACCAAATTTTGTAGGAAAACTACCTTAACCTTCATTTTCTGTTCTGTATGTATACAGTttaagtctgaagtttacatacatttaggttgaagtcattaaaactaattttttaaccactccacagatttaatattagcaaactgtagttttgacaagtaatttaggacatctactttgtgtatgacatgagtaatttttccaacaattgtttacagacagattgtttcacttttaattgactatatcacaattccagtgggtcagaagtttacatataccaagttaactgtgcctttaagcagcttggaaaattccagaaaatgatgtcaagtgggcctttagacaattagccaattagcttctgataggaggtgtactgaattggaggtgtacctgtggatgtatttcgcctaccttcaaactctgcctctttgcttgacatca carries:
- the LOC127434669 gene encoding transient receptor potential cation channel subfamily V member 4-like isoform X1, translating into MSEVNNGFSASTLLRRYRLAMTESDMSNSISMPSGSATQDSSEVKDTSADGDPNFPMSSLAELLENDDGPQPTQDLPQDPARPGQQGDSKQNLRIRFPGAFKKGVPNPMDLLESTISDYPVAPGPKKAPMDSLFDYGTCREVNNQKKWRKKLPRGKAEIEMSCDEGSPDPPVLKVFNRWLLFEAVSRADRRALDGLLQYLQSHEKRLTDEEFKELSTGKTCLPKALLNLHNGQNDTIPMLVDIAEQTGNLREFINTPFRDVYYRGQTALHIAIERRCKQYVELLVEKGADVHAQARGRFFQPREEGGYFYFGELPLSLAACTNQPDMVHYLTENGYKTADLRRQDSRGNTVLHALVHIADNTRDNTRFVTKMYDLLLTKCAKLYPDCNLENVLNNDGMSPLMMAAKLGKIGVFQHIIRREIKDEEARHLSRKFKDWAYGPVYSNLYDLSSLDTCGEEVSVLEILVYNSRIENRHEMLAVEPINELLRAKWQKFAAVTFYISVFSYLFTMVVFTLVAYYRPSVGKPPYSYNTTEDKLRLAGEIITVASGVFFFVTNIKDLFLKKCPGVNSLFIDGSFQLLYFIYSVLVLVAAALYLSGIEAYVSVMVFALALGWMNTLYFTRGLKLTGTYSIMIQKILIKDLFRFLLVYVLFMIGYASALVSLLTICPDEETCKDACPKYPECRDTNTFSEFLLDLFKLTIGIGELDDMLKGAQYPAVFLILLVTYIILTFVLLLNMLIALMGETVGQVSKESKEIWKLQWATTILDIERFFPVCLRRSFRVGEIVTVGKNLDGTPDKRWCFRVDEVKWSHWNQNLGIINEDPGQKDHYEHTQGVRGLRRDRWSTVVPRVVELNRGSRDHVLEMEPLTVRHRHKSES
- the LOC127434669 gene encoding transient receptor potential cation channel subfamily V member 4-like isoform X2 codes for the protein MSEGFSASTLLRRYRLAMTESDMSNSISMPSGSATQDSSEVKDTSADGDPNFPMSSLAELLENDDGPQPTQDLPQDPARPGQQGDSKQNLRIRFPGAFKKGVPNPMDLLESTISDYPVAPGPKKAPMDSLFDYGTCREVNNQKKWRKKLPRGKAEIEMSCDEGSPDPPVLKVFNRWLLFEAVSRADRRALDGLLQYLQSHEKRLTDEEFKELSTGKTCLPKALLNLHNGQNDTIPMLVDIAEQTGNLREFINTPFRDVYYRGQTALHIAIERRCKQYVELLVEKGADVHAQARGRFFQPREEGGYFYFGELPLSLAACTNQPDMVHYLTENGYKTADLRRQDSRGNTVLHALVHIADNTRDNTRFVTKMYDLLLTKCAKLYPDCNLENVLNNDGMSPLMMAAKLGKIGVFQHIIRREIKDEEARHLSRKFKDWAYGPVYSNLYDLSSLDTCGEEVSVLEILVYNSRIENRHEMLAVEPINELLRAKWQKFAAVTFYISVFSYLFTMVVFTLVAYYRPSVGKPPYSYNTTEDKLRLAGEIITVASGVFFFVTNIKDLFLKKCPGVNSLFIDGSFQLLYFIYSVLVLVAAALYLSGIEAYVSVMVFALALGWMNTLYFTRGLKLTGTYSIMIQKILIKDLFRFLLVYVLFMIGYASALVSLLTICPDEETCKDACPKYPECRDTNTFSEFLLDLFKLTIGIGELDDMLKGAQYPAVFLILLVTYIILTFVLLLNMLIALMGETVGQVSKESKEIWKLQWATTILDIERFFPVCLRRSFRVGEIVTVGKNLDGTPDKRWCFRVDEVKWSHWNQNLGIINEDPGQKDHYEHTQGVRGLRRDRWSTVVPRVVELNRGSRDHVLEMEPLTVRHRHKSES